From Afipia carboxidovorans OM5, one genomic window encodes:
- a CDS encoding threonine ammonia-lyase — MDQTLPVYADIEAAARRLAGHAVRTPLLSSPALDAATGARVFVKPEVLQRTGSFKFRGAFNRLSLIPENERVRGVVAYSSGNHAQGVAAAAQIIGLPATIVMPADAPAFKRERTKGYGARVVLYDRDRESREGIAEAIVAESGATLVRPFDDPQIIAGQGTVGLEIAEDLHARGIAPDLVSAPASGGGLVAGIALATNHHFPQARLLTSEPAGYDDHARSLASGVRQRHDAKARSICDALMAPEPGELTFAINRQLVAGGVTATDAEAMQAMAFAFSELKLVVEPGGAVALAALLAGRMDARGKTVVIVLSGGNVDAGLYAEAIGQQAND, encoded by the coding sequence ATGGACCAGACCCTCCCTGTCTATGCTGATATCGAAGCCGCCGCCCGCAGGCTCGCCGGGCACGCGGTCCGAACGCCGCTCCTGAGTTCGCCGGCGCTCGATGCCGCGACCGGCGCTCGTGTTTTCGTCAAGCCGGAAGTGCTGCAGCGGACCGGCTCGTTCAAGTTTCGCGGCGCGTTCAATCGTCTCTCGCTCATTCCGGAGAACGAGCGCGTCAGGGGCGTCGTCGCCTATTCGTCGGGCAACCATGCGCAGGGCGTTGCCGCCGCCGCGCAAATCATCGGCCTGCCTGCGACCATCGTGATGCCGGCCGATGCGCCGGCGTTCAAGCGCGAGCGCACCAAGGGGTACGGCGCCCGTGTCGTCCTTTACGACCGCGACCGCGAAAGCCGCGAGGGCATTGCGGAGGCGATCGTGGCCGAGAGCGGCGCGACGCTGGTGCGGCCGTTCGACGATCCGCAGATCATTGCGGGGCAGGGCACCGTCGGTCTCGAGATTGCCGAGGACCTGCATGCGCGCGGGATTGCACCCGATCTCGTGTCCGCGCCGGCTTCGGGCGGCGGATTGGTGGCGGGCATCGCGCTTGCGACCAACCATCATTTTCCGCAGGCGCGGCTGCTGACCTCGGAGCCTGCCGGCTATGACGACCACGCCCGCTCGCTGGCGAGCGGCGTGCGGCAGCGCCACGATGCGAAGGCTCGCTCGATCTGCGACGCGCTGATGGCGCCGGAGCCGGGCGAACTGACGTTTGCGATCAACCGCCAACTGGTAGCGGGCGGTGTGACGGCGACCGACGCCGAGGCGATGCAGGCGATGGCGTTCGCCTTCAGTGAGCTGAAGCTGGTGGTGGAGCCGGGCGGCGCGGTGGCGCTGGCGGCGCTTCTCGCCGGGCGGATGGACGCGCGCGGAAAGACCGTGGTGATCGTGCTCTCCGGCGGAAATGTTGATGCCGGGCTTTATGCCGAGGCGATTGGACAGCAGGCGAACGACTGA
- a CDS encoding glycosyltransferase family 4 protein: MRILVATDAWHPQINGVVRTLTMMAEAARGLGAEVTFLTPQSFATVALPSYPDLRVALPGPARVAALIEDARPDNIHIATEGPIGLLVRRYCLRRQLPFTTSFHTRFPEYVSARSPIPESWVWAGLRRFHAQSQAVMAATPALADELRGRGFHNVALWPRGVDTNLFHPRALDLGLPRPIFLSVGRVAVEKNLEAFLSLDLPGTKVVVGDGPARAELERRYPDAIFLGAMQGDALAKAYAAADVFVFPSRTDTFGLVLLEALASGVPVAAFPVSGPKDVIGDVPVGVLDEDLAAACRGALAISRDACRDFALAHTWEACARAFIDNIVHARRDLAPAICAAA; this comes from the coding sequence ATGCGCATTCTGGTCGCCACCGATGCGTGGCATCCGCAGATCAACGGCGTCGTTCGCACGCTCACCATGATGGCGGAGGCCGCGCGTGGGCTCGGTGCGGAGGTGACGTTTCTCACGCCGCAATCCTTCGCCACTGTGGCGCTGCCGAGTTACCCCGATCTGCGTGTTGCGTTGCCGGGGCCTGCCAGGGTCGCGGCGCTGATCGAAGACGCGCGGCCGGACAATATCCATATCGCGACCGAAGGGCCGATCGGCCTTCTGGTGCGGCGCTATTGCTTGAGGCGGCAGCTCCCGTTCACCACGAGCTTTCATACCCGTTTTCCTGAGTACGTCTCGGCGCGCTCGCCGATCCCGGAATCCTGGGTCTGGGCGGGGCTGCGGCGCTTTCATGCGCAGAGCCAGGCGGTGATGGCAGCAACGCCGGCGCTGGCCGATGAACTGCGCGGACGCGGCTTTCATAATGTCGCGCTGTGGCCGCGCGGCGTCGATACCAACCTGTTTCATCCACGCGCGCTCGATCTCGGTCTGCCGCGGCCGATCTTCCTCTCGGTCGGGCGTGTCGCCGTTGAGAAGAATCTTGAGGCGTTTCTCAGCCTCGATCTTCCCGGCACCAAGGTGGTAGTCGGTGATGGCCCCGCGCGCGCGGAACTGGAGCGCCGTTATCCCGATGCGATCTTTCTCGGCGCGATGCAGGGCGATGCGCTGGCGAAAGCCTATGCGGCAGCGGACGTGTTCGTGTTTCCGAGCCGGACCGATACGTTCGGGCTGGTGCTGCTGGAGGCGCTCGCAAGCGGCGTGCCGGTGGCGGCCTTCCCGGTGAGCGGGCCGAAGGACGTGATCGGCGATGTGCCGGTCGGTGTGCTCGACGAGGATCTCGCCGCTGCCTGCCGTGGCGCGCTTGCTATCTCCCGCGACGCCTGCCGGGATTTCGCGCTGGCGCACACCTGGGAGGCCTGCGCGCGCGCCTTCATCGATAATATCGTCCACGCGCGCCGCGACCTCGCGCCGGCGATCTGCGCCGCGGCCTAA
- a CDS encoding UDP-2,3-diacylglucosamine diphosphatase yields the protein MENVSISDGIPERTFRTLFISDVHLGARGSQAERLLDFLRVHDAETIYLVGDIVDGWALKSHWHWPQSHNDFVQKMLRRVRKGAKVFYVPGNHDEFLRSYYGTHFGGVEVVEQVIHEGLDGRRYLVIHGDLFDLVVQNARWLAHLGDKAYDLAIQANRFVNVFRRMFGSPYWSLSQWAKLKVKNAVNYIGAFEQTLAAEARRYGADGVICGHIHYATIGEYDGIRYMNCGDWVESCTALVEHHDGRFEIIRWTVPLRQLAPVPAIAAQAA from the coding sequence ATGGAAAACGTCTCTATCTCAGATGGCATTCCGGAACGGACCTTCCGCACTTTATTTATTTCCGATGTCCATCTGGGAGCAAGAGGATCGCAAGCCGAGCGGCTTCTCGATTTCCTCCGCGTGCACGATGCCGAGACGATCTATCTCGTTGGCGACATCGTCGATGGCTGGGCACTGAAGTCCCATTGGCACTGGCCGCAATCACACAACGATTTCGTGCAGAAGATGCTCCGCCGCGTCCGCAAGGGCGCGAAGGTTTTCTATGTGCCCGGCAATCACGACGAATTCCTGCGCTCCTATTACGGCACGCATTTCGGCGGTGTCGAAGTGGTCGAGCAGGTGATCCACGAAGGTCTCGACGGCAGGCGCTATCTCGTCATCCACGGCGATCTGTTCGATCTCGTCGTGCAGAACGCGCGCTGGCTCGCGCATCTCGGTGACAAGGCCTACGACCTCGCCATTCAGGCCAACCGTTTCGTCAATGTGTTTCGTCGCATGTTCGGCTCGCCCTATTGGTCGCTGTCGCAATGGGCGAAGCTGAAGGTGAAGAACGCGGTGAATTACATCGGCGCGTTCGAGCAGACGCTCGCCGCCGAGGCGCGCCGGTACGGCGCGGACGGCGTGATATGCGGCCACATCCATTACGCGACGATCGGCGAATATGACGGCATCCGCTACATGAATTGCGGCGACTGGGTAGAGAGCTGTACGGCACTGGTCGAGCATCACGACGGCCGCTTCGAGATCATCCGGTGGACGGTGCCGTTGCGGCAGCTCGCGCCGGTGCCCGCCATCGCGGCGCAGGCGGCCTGA
- a CDS encoding class I SAM-dependent methyltransferase translates to MSTDLDRSTVETAYARWAPIYDAVCGPVMVKGRRAAAAAACAIGGKILEVGVGTGLSFDDYDAGTEITGIDMSAPMLAKARAKMESGRYPHVRDVLQMDAHRMSFADATFDCVVAQFVITLVANPEQVLSECHRVVKPGGRIILVNHLYSEVGVAAAVERWAAKRTRALGLRPEFPFARLAAWAQSNAEAALIERRKVAPFYTLVCFERTPSIAA, encoded by the coding sequence ATGAGCACGGATCTCGACCGATCGACCGTTGAAACGGCCTATGCCCGCTGGGCGCCGATCTATGATGCGGTGTGCGGGCCTGTGATGGTGAAAGGCCGCCGCGCCGCTGCAGCCGCTGCCTGCGCCATCGGCGGAAAAATTCTCGAGGTCGGCGTCGGCACCGGCCTTTCCTTCGACGATTACGATGCGGGGACCGAAATCACCGGCATCGACATGAGCGCGCCGATGCTCGCCAAGGCGCGGGCGAAGATGGAAAGCGGACGCTACCCGCACGTCAGGGACGTGCTGCAGATGGATGCGCACCGCATGTCGTTTGCCGATGCGACATTCGACTGTGTCGTGGCGCAGTTTGTTATCACGCTGGTGGCGAACCCCGAGCAGGTGCTGTCCGAATGTCACCGCGTGGTGAAGCCGGGCGGGCGCATCATTCTCGTCAATCATCTCTACTCGGAGGTGGGCGTCGCGGCTGCGGTCGAGCGCTGGGCGGCGAAGCGTACCCGCGCGCTGGGTCTGCGCCCCGAATTTCCGTTCGCGCGGCTTGCGGCCTGGGCGCAATCCAATGCCGAAGCCGCGCTGATCGAGCGGCGGAAAGTGGCGCCGTTCTACACGCTGGTTTGCTTCGAACGCACGCCATCGATTGCTGCCTGA
- the thiD gene encoding bifunctional hydroxymethylpyrimidine kinase/phosphomethylpyrimidine kinase, with the protein MTIPVALSIAGSDTIGGAGIQADLKTFSALGVYGTTAITALTAQNTRGVTAIHESPADFVAAQIDAVMSDLAVGAVKIGMTASEPIIETITERLIHWKAKNVVLDPVMIATSGDRLLAEDAVEAIRTRLIPVASLATPNLPEAAALLEEDVAQTEDEIVGQGRRILRLGVPAVLIKGGHGEGPQSIDYLIREDQVIRLAAERVRTKNVHGTGCTLSSAIAAGLAKGHSLEDAVGEAKDYVSAAIAEADRLQLSRDHGPIHHFHAFY; encoded by the coding sequence ATGACGATACCGGTTGCACTTTCGATTGCGGGCTCGGACACGATCGGCGGCGCGGGCATTCAGGCCGACCTCAAGACTTTTTCCGCGCTCGGCGTCTATGGCACCACCGCCATCACCGCGTTGACGGCGCAGAACACCAGGGGCGTGACCGCGATTCATGAATCGCCGGCTGATTTCGTCGCCGCGCAGATCGATGCGGTGATGAGCGATCTCGCTGTCGGCGCGGTCAAGATCGGGATGACGGCGTCGGAGCCGATCATCGAGACGATTACCGAGCGGCTCATTCACTGGAAGGCGAAGAACGTCGTGCTCGATCCGGTGATGATCGCAACCTCCGGCGACCGGCTTCTCGCCGAAGATGCCGTCGAGGCGATCCGCACGCGGCTGATCCCGGTCGCAAGCCTCGCGACGCCGAACCTGCCCGAGGCAGCGGCGCTGCTCGAGGAAGACGTTGCGCAAACCGAGGACGAGATTGTCGGGCAGGGCCGCCGCATTCTGCGGCTCGGCGTGCCGGCCGTGCTGATCAAGGGCGGGCACGGCGAGGGACCGCAGAGCATCGATTATCTCATCCGCGAGGATCAGGTGATTCGTCTTGCCGCCGAACGCGTCAGAACCAAAAACGTGCACGGCACTGGCTGCACGCTGTCGTCGGCGATTGCCGCTGGCCTTGCCAAGGGCCACAGTCTTGAAGACGCGGTGGGCGAGGCGAAAGACTATGTGAGCGCGGCGATTGCCGAGGCCGACCGCCTGCAGCTCAGCCGCGACCATGGCCCGATCCACCACTTTCACGCCTTCTACTGA